One genomic region from Stackebrandtia nassauensis DSM 44728 encodes:
- a CDS encoding winged helix-turn-helix transcriptional regulator — protein sequence MATMRSYQDGCAAAHALDIVGERWALLVVRELVLGPKRFTDLRTGLPKASPNVLSQRLRELEHSGVVRKRKLPPPAASQVYELTEWGAELEPILSALGRWGVRSPTMPFTTEIGTDSLIIALRTMFVPDKATTAAIQLWFGHDHFRALIESGSFEIERGEFDEADATVETDAETLKHVALGKSPVDSAIDDGKMTIYGDRGAVERFFARFQLPVAIKAA from the coding sequence ATGGCCACCATGCGCAGTTACCAAGACGGTTGTGCCGCCGCGCACGCGCTCGACATCGTCGGCGAGCGCTGGGCCCTGCTGGTCGTTCGCGAACTCGTCCTGGGCCCCAAGCGATTCACCGACCTTCGCACCGGCCTTCCCAAGGCCAGTCCGAACGTGTTGTCACAACGGCTGCGTGAGCTCGAACACAGCGGCGTGGTGCGCAAGCGCAAGCTGCCGCCCCCGGCCGCCTCGCAGGTCTACGAACTGACCGAGTGGGGCGCCGAGTTGGAGCCGATCCTGTCGGCCCTGGGCCGCTGGGGCGTGCGCTCCCCCACGATGCCGTTCACCACCGAGATCGGGACCGACTCGCTGATCATCGCGCTGCGCACCATGTTCGTGCCCGACAAGGCGACCACCGCCGCGATCCAGCTGTGGTTCGGGCACGACCACTTCCGGGCCCTCATCGAATCCGGGAGCTTCGAGATCGAACGCGGCGAGTTCGACGAGGCCGACGCCACCGTCGAGACCGACGCCGAAACCCTCAAACACGTGGCACTGGGCAAGAGCCCGGTGGATTCGGCCATTGACGATGGAAAGATGACGATCTACGGCGACCGGGGCGCGGTGGAACGGTTCTTCGCGCGGTTCCAGCTGCCGGTCGCGATCAAGGCCGCCTGA
- a CDS encoding MMPL family transporter, with amino-acid sequence MHTNASPPRTFTVRMASWSAVHPWRAILVWIGFVAVVFGVGSAMGTQQTEFSDFWVGEAGEAEAMAEDADIAAPAVEKVLITAKDGKLDPELAAKAAADVEKRMDALTEVSDIAGPETSKDGESVLVSLTMSMPAHEAPDHIEPLLETTEAVQADHPDVNVRQTGDESVSHQLDNQLGSDLGRAELFTMPITLIILFAVFGSLLLAGVPLLLAISSIMASMGIYAIASHFFPDAGGAVTSVLVMMGMAVGVDYSLFYVKRVREERERNGSLSQAAAVELAARTSGHAILVSGVAVVVSMAGLYLSGDVIFYSIATACVIVVAVAMISSLTVLPALLAKMGKRVDGRRRRARKPARLWPAMLRPVMNHPVASVLIGGLVLVALAAPALGIKLSVEGKETFPKSLPTLATYDEMTEAFPDKGVLHKVVARVDAEHTDELAATMRRLWEETSDNELFSPTTEPRLLVSKDERTAALELPVPYPTSDDRAARSLELLRGDLVPKEFAKIDGAEFAVSGEPAYAHDYSELQATHLFWVVGFVLVATFVMMLIAFRSVVLAAVGLGLNLLSVLAAWGSLVLVFQGEWAEGLLGFDSPGFIGSRTPLMVFTILFGLSLDYQIFVISRIREHALRGESTRQAAYNGILSSAGVVSSAAIIMVSVFAAFMLIDRIEMKQLGFTLALGVLLDAVVVRILILPALLSLLDRKSWWPSALSKQPEPSDRASGATDPVTVRA; translated from the coding sequence ATGCACACCAACGCTTCTCCCCCACGGACGTTCACCGTCCGGATGGCGTCCTGGAGCGCCGTACACCCGTGGCGGGCGATACTCGTCTGGATCGGCTTCGTGGCCGTCGTCTTCGGCGTCGGCTCCGCGATGGGCACCCAGCAGACCGAGTTCTCCGACTTCTGGGTCGGCGAGGCCGGTGAGGCCGAGGCCATGGCCGAGGACGCCGACATCGCGGCCCCGGCTGTGGAAAAGGTCCTGATCACCGCCAAGGACGGGAAACTGGACCCCGAGCTCGCGGCCAAGGCCGCCGCCGACGTCGAAAAGCGTATGGACGCGTTGACCGAGGTGTCGGACATCGCCGGCCCGGAGACTTCCAAGGACGGCGAATCGGTACTGGTGTCGCTCACCATGTCGATGCCCGCCCATGAGGCGCCCGACCACATCGAGCCGCTGTTGGAGACCACCGAAGCCGTCCAGGCCGACCACCCCGACGTGAACGTGCGCCAGACTGGCGACGAGTCGGTGTCGCACCAACTCGACAACCAGCTGGGGTCGGACCTGGGACGCGCCGAGCTGTTCACCATGCCGATCACCCTGATCATCCTGTTCGCCGTGTTCGGGTCGCTGCTGCTGGCCGGAGTGCCGCTGCTGCTGGCGATTTCGTCCATCATGGCCTCGATGGGGATCTACGCGATCGCCTCGCACTTCTTCCCCGACGCGGGCGGCGCGGTCACCAGCGTCCTGGTCATGATGGGTATGGCCGTGGGCGTCGACTACTCGCTGTTCTACGTCAAGCGGGTCCGCGAGGAACGGGAACGCAACGGCAGCCTCAGTCAGGCCGCGGCGGTCGAACTGGCCGCCCGCACCTCCGGGCACGCCATCCTGGTGTCGGGTGTGGCGGTCGTGGTGTCCATGGCGGGTCTGTACCTGTCGGGCGACGTCATCTTCTACTCGATCGCCACGGCCTGCGTCATCGTGGTGGCCGTCGCGATGATCAGCTCGCTGACCGTACTTCCGGCGCTGCTGGCCAAGATGGGCAAGCGCGTCGACGGTCGCCGCCGCCGGGCCCGTAAACCCGCCCGGCTGTGGCCCGCGATGCTGCGCCCGGTGATGAACCACCCGGTGGCCAGTGTCCTCATCGGTGGGTTGGTGCTGGTCGCGCTGGCCGCGCCCGCGCTGGGCATCAAGCTGAGCGTCGAGGGCAAGGAGACCTTCCCCAAGTCGCTGCCGACCCTGGCCACCTACGACGAGATGACCGAGGCGTTCCCGGACAAGGGCGTGCTGCACAAGGTGGTGGCGCGCGTCGACGCCGAGCACACCGACGAACTGGCGGCTACGATGCGGCGACTGTGGGAGGAGACCTCCGACAACGAACTGTTCAGCCCCACCACCGAGCCGCGGCTCCTGGTCTCGAAGGACGAGCGCACCGCCGCCCTGGAACTGCCGGTCCCCTACCCCACCAGCGACGACCGGGCCGCGCGCTCGCTCGAACTGCTGCGCGGTGACCTGGTGCCGAAGGAGTTCGCCAAGATCGACGGCGCCGAGTTCGCGGTCTCGGGTGAACCCGCCTACGCCCACGACTACTCCGAACTTCAGGCGACGCACCTGTTCTGGGTGGTCGGGTTCGTCCTGGTGGCGACCTTCGTCATGATGCTCATCGCGTTCCGGTCCGTGGTGCTGGCCGCCGTCGGTCTGGGTCTCAACCTGCTGTCGGTGCTGGCGGCCTGGGGTTCGCTGGTGCTGGTGTTCCAGGGCGAGTGGGCCGAGGGACTGCTGGGCTTCGACTCGCCGGGTTTCATCGGGTCGCGCACCCCGCTGATGGTGTTCACGATCCTGTTCGGACTATCGCTGGACTACCAGATCTTCGTGATCAGCCGGATCCGGGAACACGCGCTGCGCGGCGAGTCCACCCGGCAGGCGGCCTACAACGGCATCCTGTCCTCGGCCGGGGTGGTGTCCAGCGCGGCGATCATCATGGTGTCGGTGTTCGCGGCCTTCATGCTGATCGACCGGATCGAGATGAAGCAGCTCGGCTTCACGCTGGCGCTGGGAGTGCTGCTGGACGCGGTGGTGGTGCGGATCCTCATCCTGCCCGCGCTGCTGAGTTTGCTGGACCGCAAGAGCTGGTGGCCGTCGGCGTTGTCGAAGCAGCCCGAACCGTCGGACCGCGCCAGTGGTGCGACGGACCCGGTCACCGTTCGCGCATAG
- a CDS encoding NUDIX hydrolase translates to MPTPDFILELREKIGHDLLWLPSVTAVVLDDAGRVLLVRRADNHNWTLVTGCLEPGEQPAVGAVREVLEETGVEAVAERLIGVQATPEAVCANGDKVQWLDVAFVCRAVGGDARVNDDESIDVGWFAPDLLPQPLGPRQTRQLAEALGDEQRAYFLDEVRRP, encoded by the coding sequence ATGCCGACTCCGGACTTCATCCTCGAACTGCGCGAGAAGATCGGTCACGATCTACTGTGGCTACCCAGCGTCACCGCGGTGGTGCTCGACGACGCCGGACGGGTGCTGCTGGTGCGCCGCGCCGACAATCACAACTGGACCCTGGTGACCGGGTGCCTGGAGCCGGGCGAGCAGCCCGCCGTCGGCGCGGTGCGCGAGGTACTGGAGGAGACCGGCGTCGAGGCCGTCGCCGAACGGCTCATCGGAGTCCAGGCCACCCCGGAAGCCGTGTGCGCCAACGGGGACAAGGTGCAGTGGCTTGACGTCGCCTTCGTGTGCCGGGCGGTCGGCGGCGATGCCCGCGTCAACGACGACGAGTCGATCGACGTCGGCTGGTTCGCCCCCGACTTGCTGCCGCAGCCACTGGGCCCCCGACAGACTCGGCAACTGGCCGAAGCCCTCGGTGACGAACAGCGGGCCTATTTCCTCGACGAGGTCAGGCGGCCTTGA
- a CDS encoding ArsR/SmtB family transcription factor, producing the protein MTSAELLATLAAIGHTQRLRIIAELAGGRVHVSELARRLGLSRPLLYMHLERLEKAGIVSGELELSEDGKAMKFFELTDFELTITVDTIRAALAADQGDGNDNSEVET; encoded by the coding sequence TTGACCAGCGCGGAACTGCTGGCCACGCTCGCCGCCATCGGTCACACCCAGCGGCTGCGGATCATCGCCGAACTGGCCGGGGGCCGGGTTCACGTCAGTGAACTGGCCCGGCGGCTGGGTTTGTCGCGTCCGCTGCTGTACATGCACCTGGAGCGCCTGGAGAAAGCCGGGATCGTCTCCGGGGAACTGGAACTGTCCGAGGACGGTAAGGCGATGAAGTTCTTCGAACTCACCGACTTCGAGCTGACCATCACAGTGGACACGATCCGCGCCGCGCTCGCCGCCGACCAAGGCGACGGGAATGACAATTCAGAAGTGGAGACATAG
- a CDS encoding DUF4267 domain-containing protein, which produces MIQALNDSNSERKWSRTIRVVNAVLAAGTAAFAVAALIHPPLAVAGTVTDSTTFYVQIYAARAIPLGLAVAVLALSRNRRALPALLLVAGVVQLADVVIGVSQANPGMTITAVIAAAVPLWSAWYLRAERGSRRALGVT; this is translated from the coding sequence ATGATTCAAGCTCTGAATGATTCTAACTCTGAACGAAAATGGTCGCGAACCATCCGCGTCGTCAACGCCGTCCTGGCCGCCGGAACCGCGGCCTTCGCCGTGGCCGCACTCATCCACCCGCCGCTGGCGGTGGCCGGAACCGTCACCGACAGCACCACCTTCTACGTCCAGATCTACGCCGCCCGTGCGATCCCGCTGGGCCTGGCCGTCGCGGTCCTGGCGTTGAGCCGAAACCGCCGCGCCCTGCCCGCGCTGCTGCTGGTCGCCGGTGTCGTCCAGCTGGCCGACGTGGTCATCGGTGTGTCGCAGGCCAACCCGGGCATGACCATCACGGCGGTCATCGCCGCAGCCGTGCCGCTGTGGTCGGCGTGGTATCTGAGGGCCGAGCGCGGATCGCGGCGCGCTCTCGGTGTGACATGA
- a CDS encoding VOC family protein yields the protein MRLNSFYPVIGTERIAESTAFYTQHFGFEITFQADWYVSLNRPGDRSYELALLDPSHETVPAAYRRPVAGLLLNFEVDDVDAEYDRLVTTAGLKPELDIRSEDFGQRHFIVADPNGVLIDVITNIEPVGEYAEQYVSG from the coding sequence ATGCGCCTGAACAGCTTTTACCCCGTGATCGGCACCGAGCGCATCGCCGAGTCGACCGCGTTCTACACCCAGCACTTCGGATTCGAGATCACCTTCCAGGCCGACTGGTACGTCAGCCTCAACCGGCCCGGGGATCGCTCCTACGAGCTGGCGCTGCTGGATCCGAGCCACGAGACCGTCCCGGCCGCCTACCGGCGTCCGGTGGCCGGGCTGTTGCTGAACTTCGAGGTCGACGACGTCGACGCCGAGTACGACCGGCTGGTGACCACAGCCGGACTGAAGCCCGAACTGGACATCCGCAGTGAGGACTTCGGACAGCGGCACTTCATCGTCGCCGACCCCAACGGGGTGCTCATCGACGTCATCACCAACATCGAACCGGTCGGGGAGTACGCCGAGCAGTACGTCTCCGGGTGA
- a CDS encoding MFS transporter: MNTTGETLPPPKATSREWIGLAVLALPTLLLSLDLSVLYLALPQLSADLRPSSTQTLWILDSYGFMIAGFLVTMGTLGDRIGRRKLLLIGAAAFGVASLAAAYATSPEMLIAARVLLGVAGATQMPSLLALIGNMFKDAKQRSFAIATWMSCFMGGMAVGPVIGGFLLENFWWGSVFLIGVPVMVVLLVAGPFLLPEYKDGSAGRVDLISVALSLLAILPFIYGLKEIAKTGVQVSHVAAIAVGLAFGAVFVRRQRRLKDPLLDLRLFGNRTFTAALTSMSLGAGIMGGVMFLFNQYLQMVAGLSPLEAGLWMVPPSVFMITITQITPAIARAMRRDHLIATGFALAAVGIFILAQVEADSGPLMLVAGMTVTAMGMAPLGMVCTDIVIGSVPPEKAGSASSMSETSAEFGIAMGVAVFGSLATAVYRGGIDIPEGTPDAAAAAARESLPGAAEAAKDLPGQLGAGLLDTAREAFTSGLGVVATVGAIVMVGLAALGLVMFRERKTTPEPTAEQQDRETELVNA, encoded by the coding sequence ATGAACACCACCGGCGAGACCCTACCCCCACCGAAGGCCACCAGCCGGGAGTGGATCGGCCTGGCCGTCCTGGCACTGCCGACCCTGTTGCTGTCATTGGACCTGAGCGTGCTGTACCTCGCCCTGCCGCAACTGAGCGCCGACCTGCGTCCGTCCAGTACCCAGACACTGTGGATCTTGGACAGTTACGGCTTCATGATCGCCGGTTTCCTCGTCACCATGGGGACACTGGGCGATCGCATCGGCCGACGCAAGCTGCTGCTGATCGGCGCCGCCGCCTTCGGTGTCGCCTCACTGGCGGCCGCCTACGCGACCTCGCCGGAGATGCTGATCGCCGCCCGGGTGCTGTTGGGAGTGGCCGGGGCGACCCAGATGCCGTCGCTGCTGGCGTTGATCGGCAACATGTTCAAGGACGCGAAACAGCGTTCCTTCGCCATCGCGACCTGGATGAGCTGCTTCATGGGCGGCATGGCCGTCGGCCCCGTCATCGGCGGCTTCCTGCTGGAGAACTTCTGGTGGGGCTCGGTGTTCCTCATCGGAGTGCCGGTCATGGTGGTGCTGCTGGTGGCCGGTCCGTTCCTGCTGCCGGAGTACAAGGACGGCTCGGCCGGACGCGTCGACCTGATCAGTGTCGCGCTGTCGCTGCTGGCGATCCTGCCGTTCATCTACGGGCTCAAGGAGATCGCCAAGACCGGCGTGCAGGTGTCGCATGTGGCCGCGATCGCCGTCGGGCTGGCGTTCGGCGCGGTGTTCGTCCGTCGGCAGCGCCGCCTGAAGGACCCGCTGCTCGACCTGCGGCTGTTCGGCAACCGGACCTTCACCGCGGCCCTGACCTCGATGAGCCTGGGCGCCGGCATCATGGGCGGCGTCATGTTCCTGTTCAACCAGTACCTCCAGATGGTCGCCGGACTGTCCCCACTGGAGGCAGGACTGTGGATGGTGCCGCCGTCGGTCTTCATGATCACCATCACCCAGATCACCCCGGCCATCGCCCGCGCCATGCGCCGCGACCACCTGATCGCCACCGGTTTCGCGCTGGCGGCGGTGGGCATCTTCATCCTGGCCCAGGTCGAGGCGGACTCCGGTCCGCTGATGCTGGTCGCCGGTATGACCGTCACCGCGATGGGCATGGCGCCGCTGGGCATGGTCTGCACCGACATCGTGATCGGCTCGGTCCCGCCGGAGAAGGCCGGTTCGGCGTCGTCCATGTCGGAGACCAGCGCCGAGTTCGGCATCGCCATGGGCGTGGCGGTCTTCGGCAGCCTCGCCACCGCCGTCTACCGGGGCGGTATCGACATCCCCGAGGGCACCCCGGACGCCGCTGCTGCCGCCGCCCGCGAGAGCCTGCCCGGCGCCGCAGAGGCCGCCAAGGATCTGCCCGGCCAGCTGGGCGCCGGACTGCTGGACACTGCCCGCGAGGCGTTCACGTCCGGTCTGGGCGTGGTGGCCACGGTGGGCGCGATCGTGATGGTCGGCCTGGCGGCGTTGGGCCTGGTCATGTTCCGGGAACGCAAGACCACGCCGGAACCGACCGCCGAACAGCAGGACCGGGAAACCGAACTCGTCAACGCGTAA
- a CDS encoding TetR/AcrR family transcriptional regulator, which produces MAKPTAPGKAEAAAQTRDRLVSRARSLFARRGYADVGLTEIVAHAGVTKGALYHHFDSKADLFRAVIAQVHDEVGERVAAAAEASEDPWEQLLHGCDAFLRASVDPVTQRILLIDGPAVLGWREWKALDASASERHLTEMIEELIEEEVLPTQPVKPLVHLLSGAMNEAALWLAHASGPDDIAATMRALTAMLDGLRRPGAK; this is translated from the coding sequence GTGGCCAAACCGACAGCCCCCGGCAAAGCCGAAGCCGCCGCCCAGACCCGCGACCGACTGGTGAGCCGGGCGCGATCCCTGTTCGCGCGCCGGGGTTACGCCGACGTGGGACTGACCGAGATCGTCGCGCATGCCGGGGTCACCAAGGGCGCGCTCTACCACCACTTCGACAGCAAGGCCGACCTGTTCCGGGCCGTCATCGCGCAGGTGCACGACGAGGTGGGCGAGCGAGTGGCGGCCGCGGCGGAGGCGAGTGAGGACCCGTGGGAGCAGCTGCTGCACGGCTGCGACGCCTTCCTGCGCGCCAGCGTCGACCCGGTGACGCAGCGGATCCTGCTCATCGACGGACCCGCCGTGCTGGGCTGGCGGGAGTGGAAGGCCCTGGACGCCTCGGCCTCCGAGCGTCACCTCACCGAGATGATCGAGGAGCTCATCGAAGAGGAAGTCCTGCCCACGCAACCGGTGAAACCGTTGGTGCACTTGCTGTCCGGGGCGATGAACGAGGCGGCGTTGTGGCTGGCGCACGCGTCCGGTCCGGACGACATCGCCGCGACCATGCGCGCCCTGACCGCCATGCTGGACGGGCTGCGAAGGCCGGGGGCCAAATAG
- a CDS encoding carboxymuconolactone decarboxylase family protein gives MGIDTLKQELPEYARDTKLNLGSVTTTSSLTPQQLWGTLVATAVASRNARVLREITEEAAKNISEEALRAAKAAASIMAMNNVYYRAKHLVGDEAYQTIPARLRMQIIASPGVAKLDFELWSLAVSAVTGCGVCLESHEKTLTGSGASRDNVNDALRIAGVVHAVAVTLDAEAALA, from the coding sequence ATGGGCATCGACACCCTCAAACAGGAACTGCCGGAATACGCCAGGGACACCAAGCTCAACCTCGGTTCGGTGACCACGACGTCGTCACTGACCCCGCAGCAGCTGTGGGGGACGCTGGTGGCCACCGCCGTGGCGTCTCGCAACGCGCGGGTGCTGCGCGAGATCACCGAGGAGGCGGCCAAGAACATCTCGGAAGAGGCGCTGCGGGCCGCCAAGGCGGCGGCGTCCATCATGGCGATGAACAATGTGTACTACCGGGCCAAGCACCTGGTCGGTGACGAGGCGTACCAGACCATCCCGGCACGGCTGCGGATGCAGATCATCGCCTCGCCCGGCGTCGCGAAGCTCGACTTCGAGCTGTGGAGCCTGGCGGTGTCGGCCGTGACCGGCTGCGGGGTCTGCCTGGAGTCGCACGAGAAGACGCTGACGGGTTCGGGGGCCTCGCGGGACAACGTGAACGACGCGCTGCGCATCGCGGGGGTCGTGCACGCCGTGGCGGTCACGCTGGACGCCGAGGCGGCGCTGGCCTGA
- a CDS encoding alpha/beta hydrolase family protein has translation MRRKWLLAAAVTAVAVSGAAVAVTGHAQENDAEGLALIEPTGDHAVGTTMVQLEDSTRDDIWAPEEKRRLMVSLYYPAKPGGDGETAPYLTYEESKQFLEKPAPDAPPDALAKVRTHALVDAKPDTKDDDRPLVMLSPGFGFPRATLTGLAEELASHGTIVALVGHNYEAPTTLLDGTTTPCLACSGGNDGEKVADNRAKDLSFVLDTLTGKKSPWKGSKLIDTDAVAVGGHSMGGASAHTAMVGDRRFDAGFNLDGTFHPEKGRKLNRPFMMVGAQKHGQPGADKSWTDRWGKLTGWKRWLSVKQTGHSSMTDVGYLGPKIGVPQQELDGERCTEIAREYVSAFVDTQLRDEDDPILDGPSQEFPEVSFHSP, from the coding sequence ATGAGACGCAAGTGGTTGCTCGCCGCCGCCGTGACCGCGGTGGCGGTGTCCGGGGCCGCCGTCGCGGTCACCGGGCACGCCCAGGAGAACGACGCCGAGGGGCTGGCGCTGATCGAACCCACCGGGGATCACGCCGTCGGGACCACGATGGTGCAGCTGGAGGACTCCACACGGGACGACATCTGGGCCCCGGAGGAGAAGCGGCGGCTCATGGTGTCGCTGTACTACCCGGCCAAACCCGGCGGTGACGGCGAAACGGCGCCGTACCTGACCTACGAGGAGTCGAAACAGTTCCTGGAGAAACCGGCTCCCGACGCACCGCCCGACGCGCTGGCCAAGGTCCGCACCCACGCCCTGGTCGACGCCAAACCCGACACAAAGGACGACGACCGGCCGCTGGTCATGCTGTCGCCCGGATTCGGGTTCCCCCGCGCCACCCTCACCGGCCTGGCCGAGGAGCTGGCCAGCCACGGCACCATCGTCGCGCTCGTCGGCCACAACTACGAGGCACCCACCACCTTGCTCGACGGCACCACCACCCCGTGCCTGGCCTGTAGCGGCGGCAACGACGGCGAGAAGGTCGCCGACAACCGGGCGAAGGACCTGTCGTTCGTCCTGGACACCTTGACCGGGAAGAAATCCCCGTGGAAGGGATCGAAACTGATCGACACCGACGCGGTCGCGGTCGGCGGCCACTCCATGGGCGGCGCCAGCGCCCACACGGCGATGGTCGGCGACCGGCGCTTCGACGCCGGGTTCAATCTGGACGGTACCTTCCACCCCGAGAAGGGCAGGAAGCTCAACCGGCCGTTCATGATGGTGGGCGCGCAGAAGCACGGCCAGCCCGGCGCCGACAAGAGCTGGACCGACAGGTGGGGCAAACTGACCGGCTGGAAACGCTGGCTGTCGGTCAAACAGACCGGCCACAGTTCGATGACCGACGTCGGATACCTGGGGCCCAAGATCGGTGTGCCGCAACAGGAGCTGGACGGTGAGCGCTGCACCGAGATCGCGCGGGAGTACGTGTCGGCGTTCGTCGACACACAGCTGCGCGACGAGGACGACCCGATTTTGGACGGTCCGAGCCAGGAATTCCCCGAGGTTTCGTTCCACAGCCCGTAA
- a CDS encoding MarR family winged helix-turn-helix transcriptional regulator: protein MAKSKSVALSDTATFQLGTLGAIITERFAAEMTKLDLKPKHVGVLNALSLYQATSQLELARLMGVAPSLLVALADHLEEHGAIERVRDAGDRRRQVLALTESGRALLDRCAEVAAGLETELLSTLTAQDRDALRRGLRAMATGFGLRGPEPA from the coding sequence GTGGCGAAGTCAAAGTCAGTCGCGCTCAGCGACACCGCGACCTTTCAGCTGGGGACGCTCGGCGCGATCATCACCGAGCGATTCGCCGCCGAGATGACGAAACTCGATCTCAAGCCCAAACACGTCGGGGTGCTGAACGCGCTGAGCCTGTATCAGGCGACCTCGCAGCTAGAATTGGCGCGGCTCATGGGGGTGGCGCCGAGCCTGCTGGTGGCGCTGGCCGATCACCTGGAGGAGCACGGCGCGATCGAACGCGTCCGCGACGCCGGGGACCGTCGCCGCCAGGTGCTGGCCCTGACCGAGTCCGGCCGGGCGCTGCTGGACCGGTGCGCCGAGGTCGCCGCCGGGCTCGAGACCGAGTTGTTGTCCACTTTGACAGCACAAGACCGCGACGCGTTGCGTCGCGGTCTGCGTGCCATGGCGACCGGGTTCGGTTTGCGGGGGCCCGAACCGGCCTGA
- a CDS encoding class I SAM-dependent methyltransferase yields MDTTPDYRVVNAANWDERVPIHLASDFYDLDGFRQRRDSLNDYERAEMGDVDGKSLVHLQCHFGRDTLSWAKYGATVAGVDFSALAIEAARELAAELGIDASFVTADVYDAAEALGGRTFDIVYTGIGALCWLPDLTRWAETVARLLVPGGFLYLTEFHPVVDALDGKTGTHVDKDYFDTEPSVYDETPTYTDGGENLANGTTVEFHHTLGDIITALAAAGLRIEWLREHDFTLFQQFAGLRRRDDGTFVYEGTGRAPLMFSVKATRA; encoded by the coding sequence ATGGACACCACGCCGGACTACCGGGTCGTCAACGCCGCCAACTGGGACGAGCGGGTACCGATCCACCTCGCCAGCGACTTCTACGACCTGGACGGGTTCAGGCAACGGCGCGACAGTCTCAACGACTACGAACGCGCCGAGATGGGCGACGTCGACGGCAAGTCGCTGGTGCACCTGCAGTGCCACTTCGGGCGCGACACCCTGTCGTGGGCGAAGTACGGCGCCACGGTCGCCGGGGTCGACTTCTCGGCGCTCGCGATCGAGGCCGCCCGTGAACTGGCCGCGGAACTGGGCATCGACGCCAGCTTCGTCACCGCCGACGTCTACGACGCCGCCGAGGCGCTTGGCGGGCGAACCTTCGACATCGTCTACACCGGGATCGGAGCGCTGTGTTGGCTGCCCGACCTGACCCGGTGGGCCGAGACGGTGGCGCGGCTGCTGGTTCCGGGCGGTTTCCTGTACCTGACCGAGTTCCATCCGGTGGTGGACGCGCTGGACGGCAAGACCGGAACCCACGTCGACAAGGACTACTTCGACACCGAGCCGTCGGTGTACGACGAGACACCCACCTATACCGACGGGGGCGAGAACCTCGCCAACGGCACGACGGTCGAGTTCCATCACACGCTGGGCGACATCATCACCGCGCTGGCGGCGGCCGGGCTGCGGATCGAGTGGCTGCGCGAGCACGATTTCACGCTGTTCCAGCAGTTCGCGGGGCTGCGCCGTCGCGACGACGGCACCTTCGTCTACGAGGGCACGGGGCGTGCGCCACTGATGTTCTCGGTCAAGGCGACTCGCGCCTGA
- a CDS encoding nuclear transport factor 2 family protein, whose amino-acid sequence MSNTDVVRAMFDNYRAQNREATEALLAEDFEFTSPNDDHIDKAAYLEHCFPTAHRFVTQALLDVVEASTDGVFARYEYELTDGERYRNTEHFTVRDGRIRAVEVYFGGKFPA is encoded by the coding sequence ATGTCCAACACCGACGTCGTCCGGGCCATGTTCGACAACTACCGCGCCCAGAACCGGGAGGCCACCGAGGCCCTGCTGGCCGAGGACTTCGAGTTCACCAGCCCGAACGACGACCACATCGACAAGGCCGCGTACCTGGAGCACTGCTTCCCGACCGCGCACCGCTTCGTCACCCAGGCACTGCTGGACGTCGTCGAGGCGAGCACCGACGGCGTGTTCGCCCGCTACGAATACGAACTCACCGACGGCGAACGGTACCGCAACACCGAACACTTCACCGTCCGCGACGGCAGGATACGAGCGGTGGAGGTCTACTTCGGAGGCAAGTTCCCCGCCTGA